One window of Bacillus sp. THAF10 genomic DNA carries:
- a CDS encoding DHH family phosphoesterase, whose translation MIHLFTHNDLDGVGCGIVAKVAFGDKVKVHYNSVGSLNYQVADFMEEVTKENQLYITDLSVNDDNAIKIDEFVKAGGFAQFIDHHKTALHLNEFSWASVTVEYDDGRLTSATSLFYEYLIEQNLLSRSPSLDEAVELIRQYDTWEWDKNNNIKAKKLNDLLYMISIDDFEARMLDKLKKADRFDFDDFESQILEMEEQKLERYLRKKRREIIQKPVGEHWVGIIHAEQFLSEVGNTLGKENAHLDYIAMISMGSKRISLRTIHDDVDVSKVAAKYDGGGHAKASGCQLNEEAYKSFVAEAFPLEPLKQDAQKNVFNIKESPNGVLFDSKDKGSFFLSPKNDGSWQIENKGKLLEHSFSTFHDAEKFVKRNHAAWLVKDEDYVNFLVENIRRLKNM comes from the coding sequence TTGATTCATTTGTTTACACATAACGATTTGGACGGAGTAGGCTGCGGTATCGTTGCAAAGGTAGCCTTCGGTGACAAGGTGAAAGTTCACTACAATTCCGTTGGTAGCTTGAATTATCAGGTTGCTGATTTCATGGAAGAAGTAACGAAGGAAAATCAATTATACATAACTGATCTTTCTGTGAATGATGATAATGCAATAAAAATTGATGAATTTGTTAAAGCTGGCGGCTTTGCACAGTTTATTGATCATCATAAAACTGCGTTACATTTGAACGAATTTAGTTGGGCATCGGTTACAGTGGAATATGATGACGGAAGATTGACTAGTGCTACTTCATTGTTTTATGAATATTTAATAGAACAAAATTTACTCTCAAGGTCTCCCTCATTAGATGAAGCCGTTGAACTCATCAGACAATATGATACGTGGGAATGGGACAAAAACAATAATATAAAAGCTAAAAAGCTTAATGATCTTCTCTATATGATATCTATTGATGATTTTGAAGCAAGGATGCTTGATAAGCTTAAAAAAGCGGACCGTTTTGATTTTGATGATTTTGAATCACAAATCTTAGAGATGGAAGAGCAAAAGCTTGAGAGATATCTTCGTAAAAAACGACGTGAGATTATTCAAAAGCCAGTAGGAGAGCATTGGGTAGGAATTATTCACGCAGAACAGTTTTTATCTGAGGTTGGGAATACGTTAGGAAAAGAAAATGCTCATCTCGATTATATTGCAATGATAAGCATGGGTAGTAAACGAATTAGTTTAAGAACTATCCATGATGATGTGGATGTATCGAAAGTGGCAGCGAAGTATGATGGGGGAGGCCATGCTAAAGCTTCCGGCTGTCAGTTAAATGAAGAAGCCTATAAAAGCTTCGTAGCAGAAGCTTTTCCATTAGAACCATTAAAGCAGGATGCACAGAAAAACGTATTCAATATTAAAGAATCACCCAATGGTGTTCTTTTTGATTCAAAAGATAAAGGATCATTCTTTCTTAGTCCAAAAAATGACGGTTCTTGGCAGATCGAAAATAAAGGGAAACTATTGGAGCATTCATTTTCTACTTTTCATGATGCAGAAAAGTTTGTAAAAAGAAATCATGCTGCTTGGCTAGTGAAAGACGAAGACTATGTCAATTTCCTAGTGGAGAATATTCGAAGGCTTAAAAATATGTAA
- a CDS encoding DUF779 domain-containing protein — MEKVLATDSALGLIEKLQKRHGPVLFHQSGGCCDGSSPMCYPKDEFMIGDSDVLLGEIGNAPFYMNKKQYEYWKHTQLIIDVVNGRGGMFSLEGPEGVRFLTRSKILPK, encoded by the coding sequence ATGGAAAAGGTTCTTGCAACTGATTCAGCACTAGGACTTATTGAAAAGCTTCAAAAGAGGCATGGTCCAGTTCTGTTTCACCAATCGGGCGGATGTTGTGATGGAAGCTCTCCTATGTGCTATCCAAAAGATGAATTCATGATTGGAGATTCTGATGTTCTTCTTGGTGAAATCGGAAACGCCCCCTTTTATATGAACAAGAAACAATATGAGTATTGGAAACATACCCAGCTCATTATTGATGTTGTAAATGGCAGAGGTGGGATGTTCTCTCTTGAAGGTCCGGAAGGTGTAAGGTTCCTTACACGCTCAAAGATTTTACCAAAATGA
- a CDS encoding VOC family protein — protein MAIKRLEHVGVMVKDIEASIDFYTNIVGFTLKGKLDHPNGEIKLAFLGFSEEGETELELIQGYNDQLPTEGKVHHLALTVDCIETEYERLKKQDVTFIESEITTLPNGAKYIFFSGPDGEWIELFERNN, from the coding sequence ATGGCGATTAAAAGATTAGAACATGTTGGTGTGATGGTCAAAGACATCGAAGCTTCTATTGATTTTTACACAAATATTGTTGGGTTTACACTCAAAGGAAAGTTAGACCATCCAAACGGGGAAATTAAGCTTGCATTTTTAGGATTTAGTGAAGAAGGCGAAACAGAGTTAGAGTTGATTCAAGGATATAATGACCAGCTTCCTACTGAAGGAAAAGTCCATCATTTAGCGCTCACCGTAGATTGTATTGAAACCGAATACGAGCGACTAAAAAAGCAAGATGTCACTTTTATAGAATCGGAAATTACAACCTTGCCTAATGGTGCAAAATATATCTTTTTTAGTGGACCAGACGGAGAGTGGATTGAATTATTTGAACGAAACAACTAA
- a CDS encoding ABC-F family ATP-binding cassette domain-containing protein: MLTVTNISLRFGDRKLFEDVNIKFTPGNCYGLIGANGAGKSTFLKILSGELEAQSGDVHMNPGERMAILKQNHFEYEEHEVLKVVIMGHTRLYEVMQEKDAIYMKADFSDEDGMRAAELEGEFAELNGWEAESEAAILLKGLGITEELHDKKMADITGSEKVKVLLAQALFGKPDVLLLDEPTNHLDLKAIQWLEEFLINFENTVIVVSHDRHFLNKVCTHIADLDYGKIQIYVGNYDFWYESSQLASKLASDANRKKEEKIKELQAFIARFSANASKSKQATSRKKLLDKISLDDIKPSSRKYPYVNFTPEREIGNDLLRVEGLTKTIDGVKVLDNVSFIMNKDDKIALVGGNEIANTTLLKILAGGMEQDSGTYKWGITTSQALFPRDNSAYFEGVDMNLVDWLRQYSPNDQTESFLRGFLGRMLFSGEEVLKKASVLSGGEKVRCMLSKMMLSGSNVLLLDDPTNHLDLESITALNNGLINFKGSMIFTSHDHQFVQTIANRIIELTPKGIMDKQMTYDEYLEDASVQEKLAQLNS, translated from the coding sequence ATGCTTACAGTTACGAATATTAGTTTACGCTTTGGCGACAGAAAATTGTTTGAAGACGTTAATATAAAATTCACTCCCGGAAACTGCTATGGTCTAATTGGAGCGAACGGAGCTGGTAAATCTACCTTTTTAAAGATTCTATCCGGCGAATTAGAAGCTCAATCTGGCGATGTCCATATGAATCCAGGCGAACGGATGGCTATTTTAAAGCAAAACCATTTTGAGTATGAAGAACACGAAGTATTAAAGGTCGTTATTATGGGTCATACTCGCCTTTATGAAGTGATGCAAGAAAAAGACGCAATTTACATGAAAGCCGATTTTTCTGATGAAGATGGCATGCGCGCGGCTGAACTTGAAGGAGAATTTGCAGAATTAAATGGTTGGGAAGCAGAATCAGAGGCTGCTATTCTCCTAAAAGGCCTCGGCATAACCGAAGAATTACACGATAAGAAAATGGCGGACATTACTGGTAGTGAAAAGGTAAAGGTTCTTCTTGCGCAAGCTCTTTTTGGTAAGCCTGATGTGCTTTTACTGGATGAGCCTACGAACCACTTGGACCTAAAAGCTATTCAATGGCTGGAAGAGTTTTTAATCAACTTTGAAAACACCGTTATTGTGGTATCCCATGACCGTCACTTCCTGAACAAGGTGTGTACGCATATTGCTGATTTAGATTATGGAAAAATTCAAATCTATGTTGGTAACTATGACTTCTGGTATGAGTCTAGTCAGTTGGCTTCTAAGCTTGCTTCAGATGCTAATCGCAAAAAAGAAGAAAAAATTAAAGAGCTACAAGCCTTTATTGCAAGATTTAGTGCAAATGCATCTAAGTCCAAGCAGGCTACTTCAAGAAAGAAATTGCTTGATAAAATTTCTCTTGATGATATCAAACCATCTTCACGTAAATATCCATATGTCAACTTTACACCTGAGCGTGAAATCGGAAACGATCTTCTACGTGTAGAGGGCTTAACAAAAACGATTGATGGTGTTAAAGTGCTGGATAATGTCAGCTTTATTATGAATAAAGATGATAAAATTGCCCTTGTTGGTGGAAACGAGATTGCCAATACGACGCTCTTAAAGATTCTAGCTGGTGGAATGGAGCAAGATAGCGGGACGTATAAATGGGGTATAACCACTTCTCAGGCTCTTTTCCCAAGAGATAACTCCGCTTATTTTGAAGGAGTAGACATGAACCTTGTGGATTGGTTAAGACAATACTCCCCTAATGATCAAACCGAAAGCTTTTTACGCGGATTTTTAGGAAGAATGTTATTTTCTGGTGAAGAAGTATTAAAAAAGGCAAGTGTTTTATCTGGAGGAGAAAAGGTTCGCTGTATGCTATCAAAAATGATGCTAAGCGGCTCGAATGTTCTGTTATTGGACGATCCAACTAATCACTTGGACTTAGAATCCATCACGGCGCTGAATAATGGATTAATAAACTTTAAAGGTTCCATGATTTTCACCTCTCATGACCATCAATTTGTCCAAACGATTGCAAATCGTATTATTGAACTTACACCTAAAGGTATCATGGATAAACAAATGACTTATGATGAGTATCTAGAGGATGCAAGTGTTCAAGAAAAGCTAGCTCAGCTGAATTCCTAA
- a CDS encoding AI-2E family transporter: MPQTKWFKVGYAVIVILLIIFLASLVDFIFTPITIMIQTLFAPIILAGVLYYLLRPLVNLAARFVPRGIAILSIYLAFIGLITLLLFLLGPILQQQVNSLVKNTPEIINDIQKYVVELQENEYIARFQQDERFSLEEISGKVAENLNAYLSTFGSNVLNIISAVTGFFILLVIIPFVLFYMLKDGDRLPGQVLKFIPRQHEREGKNVLKDMDIALSSYIQGQIIVSVFVGVLIYIGFLIIGLEYSLVLALIAMFTNIIPFIGPFIGTIPSLIVAFFDDPIMALWVLIVVIIVQQVESNLISPQVMGKKLDVHPITIIFILLVASKFAGLLGLLLAVPTYAVSKVIVLHTIRFINLRKVKVNDEKLL, translated from the coding sequence ATGCCACAGACGAAGTGGTTTAAAGTGGGTTATGCTGTAATTGTCATCCTATTAATTATTTTTCTTGCTTCTCTAGTAGATTTTATTTTCACTCCTATTACCATAATGATTCAAACATTATTCGCACCAATTATCCTTGCTGGAGTCCTCTACTATCTACTAAGACCGCTCGTGAATCTTGCCGCTCGGTTTGTTCCCAGAGGGATCGCAATATTATCCATTTATTTAGCTTTTATAGGGCTTATTACGTTATTATTGTTTCTTTTAGGTCCCATATTACAACAACAGGTTAATAGTTTGGTGAAAAATACACCAGAAATTATAAATGATATTCAGAAATATGTGGTGGAGCTTCAGGAGAACGAATACATAGCTCGCTTTCAACAGGATGAACGCTTTTCGTTAGAAGAAATTTCGGGCAAAGTCGCAGAAAATCTAAATGCCTATTTATCTACATTCGGTAGTAATGTATTGAATATTATCAGTGCGGTGACAGGATTCTTCATATTACTCGTTATCATTCCTTTTGTTTTGTTTTATATGCTCAAGGATGGGGACAGATTACCTGGTCAGGTGTTAAAATTTATCCCAAGGCAGCATGAACGTGAAGGAAAAAATGTCCTGAAAGATATGGATATTGCCCTAAGCTCGTATATTCAGGGACAAATTATTGTCAGTGTTTTTGTCGGAGTATTAATTTACATTGGATTTTTAATTATTGGTCTAGAATATTCTCTTGTGCTAGCGTTGATAGCTATGTTTACAAATATAATTCCATTCATCGGACCGTTTATTGGGACGATTCCAAGCTTAATTGTGGCATTTTTTGATGATCCGATTATGGCGCTATGGGTATTGATTGTGGTCATCATTGTTCAACAGGTAGAAAGCAATCTAATCTCACCCCAGGTTATGGGCAAAAAACTGGATGTGCATCCGATAACGATTATTTTCATCCTTTTGGTTGCAAGTAAGTTTGCTGGTTTGTTAGGCTTATTACTTGCGGTCCCAACCTATGCTGTCTCAAAAGTGATTGTTTTACACACGATCCGGTTTATAAATCTGAGAAAAGTAAAAGTAAATGATGAGAAATTATTATAA
- a CDS encoding cupredoxin domain-containing protein, protein MKFYVIKKNVIVTTILCIISAFGGWYVVNNGVVPTTGKAQEEELIFHMITSEFKAKMEDGTEMEAYRFDPGTITVPKGKDITISIFGVNGHEHPFTIEGTDVNGVIKKGEETLIQTRFDKAGVYKLICSTHSHSNGHHAPPMIAYIYVY, encoded by the coding sequence ATGAAATTTTATGTGATAAAGAAAAACGTTATTGTGACCACTATTCTTTGTATCATCAGTGCGTTTGGTGGATGGTATGTGGTAAACAATGGAGTTGTTCCAACTACCGGAAAAGCACAAGAAGAGGAGCTAATCTTCCATATGATCACGTCGGAATTTAAAGCAAAGATGGAAGACGGAACAGAAATGGAAGCATACAGATTTGACCCAGGAACAATCACAGTTCCTAAAGGAAAAGATATTACCATTAGCATATTTGGCGTAAACGGGCATGAACACCCTTTTACCATTGAAGGAACAGATGTTAATGGCGTGATCAAAAAAGGAGAAGAAACCCTTATTCAAACTCGCTTTGATAAGGCGGGAGTATACAAATTAATATGTTCTACTCATTCTCATAGCAACGGCCATCACGCTCCCCCAATGATTGCTTACATTTATGTTTATTAG
- the adh gene encoding aldehyde dehydrogenase — MIYANPGEKDSKVTFKSRYENYIGGEWVAPVKGEYFENVTPVTGQVFCEIARSSSEDIELALDAAHKAKKAWGQTSVAERGNILNKIADRMEDNLEMLAVAETWENGKPVRETMAADLPLAIDHFRYFAGCIRSQEGSIGEIDNDTIAYHFQEPLGVVGQIIPWNFPLLMATWKLAPALAAGNCVVLKPAEQTPSSIMVLIELIGDLLPPGVLNIVNGFGVEAGKPLASSDRIAKIAFTGETTTGRLIMQYASQNIIPVTLELGGKSPNIFFEDVLNQDDDFFDKAVEGFVMFALNQGEVCTCPSRALIQESIYDKFMERALERVAQIKQGNPLDSETMIGAQASSEQLEKILSYLDIGKQEGAELLAGGERNMLEGDLASGYYVKPTVFKGDNKMRIFQEEIFGPVVSVTTFKTPEEALEIANNTLYGLGAGVWTRDVNTAYRFGRQIEAGRVWTNCYHAYPANAAFGGYKMSGIGRENHKMMLSHYQQTKNLLVSYSPQKLGFF, encoded by the coding sequence ATGATCTATGCAAACCCTGGTGAAAAAGATTCAAAGGTTACTTTTAAGAGCCGGTATGAAAACTATATCGGCGGAGAATGGGTAGCACCAGTAAAGGGAGAGTATTTTGAAAATGTAACTCCAGTAACAGGACAGGTTTTTTGTGAAATTGCTCGTTCTTCTTCAGAAGATATTGAACTCGCATTAGATGCTGCCCATAAGGCAAAAAAAGCTTGGGGCCAAACGTCTGTTGCCGAAAGAGGAAATATCTTAAATAAAATTGCCGATCGTATGGAAGATAATTTAGAAATGCTTGCTGTGGCGGAAACCTGGGAAAATGGGAAGCCTGTCAGAGAAACGATGGCGGCTGATTTACCTCTTGCTATTGATCACTTTCGTTATTTTGCAGGGTGTATCCGTTCACAGGAGGGTTCGATAGGAGAAATTGATAATGATACCATCGCCTATCATTTCCAAGAACCATTAGGAGTAGTTGGTCAAATTATCCCTTGGAACTTTCCATTATTAATGGCTACTTGGAAGCTGGCTCCCGCACTTGCAGCTGGAAACTGCGTAGTTTTAAAACCTGCTGAACAAACACCTTCATCCATTATGGTTTTAATCGAATTGATTGGGGATCTCCTTCCTCCTGGAGTATTAAATATCGTAAATGGTTTTGGCGTGGAGGCTGGAAAACCTCTCGCTTCAAGTGATAGAATTGCTAAAATTGCGTTCACTGGTGAGACCACTACCGGTCGACTCATCATGCAATATGCTTCCCAAAATATTATTCCTGTTACGTTAGAGCTTGGTGGAAAATCTCCTAACATCTTTTTTGAGGATGTATTAAACCAAGATGACGACTTCTTTGATAAAGCGGTGGAAGGCTTCGTTATGTTTGCACTTAACCAAGGTGAGGTTTGTACGTGCCCTTCCCGAGCGCTAATTCAAGAATCAATCTATGATAAATTCATGGAACGTGCCTTAGAGCGTGTTGCTCAAATCAAACAAGGAAATCCTTTAGATTCTGAAACAATGATTGGTGCACAGGCATCCTCTGAGCAATTAGAAAAAATTCTTTCCTACCTTGATATTGGAAAACAAGAAGGTGCTGAACTTCTTGCTGGTGGGGAGCGAAATATGCTTGAAGGTGATCTTGCGAGTGGGTATTATGTCAAACCAACTGTTTTCAAGGGTGATAATAAAATGAGAATCTTCCAAGAGGAGATTTTTGGTCCAGTTGTATCTGTGACAACCTTCAAAACTCCGGAAGAAGCTTTAGAAATCGCCAACAATACGCTATATGGACTTGGCGCCGGCGTATGGACAAGAGATGTGAACACGGCTTATCGCTTTGGACGTCAAATTGAAGCAGGACGCGTTTGGACAAACTGCTATCACGCATACCCTGCCAATGCAGCATTTGGTGGCTATAAGATGAGTGGGATTGGTAGAGAAAATCACAAAATGATGCTATCACATTATCAGCAAACGAAAAACCTGCTTGTGAGCTACAGTCCTCAAAAACTAGGATTCTTTTAA
- a CDS encoding DUF3900 domain-containing protein, whose protein sequence is MDFDIKSLAFYVIEIEGSGDNAKKQFKQMSVLDEAMYEESALKDFLDGELMKISKRKVDRHPKNEQVPTKIGRFMVEQGYDLGSNPNYNLFQRIRLAESVEDFSKACDEVAATYTDTTAVRGGVLLVAKAKLNKYFDEPFVFILKCDFEQKVASITDQKTLIRNVQMAITTKNMKSIQYPFMPEEGMVEEGEVKIHQSSHSRYFEDFLKYVEYGESMPEIIKHQVMGMVHQELSETYLEESEEKEKMEQAMEAWATSPKRELQERWSDEQVIEASASLVEETPDIELKFKLDHLSVKGLLADFGENVHIAKINNRYVVLLEGDFLQFEKNVSPVEMLKPSDLKMVLERLNKKYID, encoded by the coding sequence ATGGATTTTGATATTAAGTCTCTTGCGTTTTATGTTATTGAAATAGAAGGCAGTGGAGATAATGCAAAAAAACAGTTCAAGCAAATGTCTGTGTTAGATGAAGCGATGTATGAAGAAAGTGCGCTTAAAGATTTTCTTGATGGTGAACTGATGAAAATATCGAAAAGAAAAGTAGATAGACATCCCAAAAACGAACAGGTTCCTACAAAGATAGGTCGGTTTATGGTGGAACAAGGCTATGATTTAGGCTCCAACCCAAATTATAATTTATTTCAAAGAATCCGTTTGGCAGAAAGTGTAGAGGATTTTTCAAAAGCTTGTGATGAGGTAGCCGCTACTTATACGGATACAACTGCTGTTCGAGGTGGAGTGCTTTTAGTTGCTAAGGCAAAACTAAACAAATATTTCGATGAGCCGTTTGTATTTATCCTAAAATGTGATTTTGAGCAAAAGGTTGCCTCTATTACAGACCAAAAAACCTTGATTCGTAATGTTCAAATGGCCATTACAACGAAAAACATGAAGTCTATTCAATACCCTTTTATGCCAGAGGAAGGCATGGTGGAAGAAGGGGAAGTAAAAATCCATCAGTCCTCTCACTCACGTTATTTTGAGGATTTTTTGAAATATGTAGAATATGGCGAATCCATGCCTGAAATTATCAAACATCAGGTGATGGGAATGGTGCATCAAGAGCTTTCTGAGACCTATTTGGAGGAAAGTGAAGAAAAGGAAAAAATGGAACAAGCCATGGAAGCGTGGGCAACCTCTCCAAAAAGAGAATTACAGGAACGCTGGAGCGATGAACAAGTTATTGAAGCTTCAGCAAGCCTAGTAGAAGAAACGCCTGACATTGAGCTGAAGTTTAAGCTTGATCACCTATCAGTTAAAGGTCTTTTAGCAGACTTTGGCGAGAATGTTCATATTGCAAAAATAAACAACCGCTATGTTGTACTTTTAGAAGGAGACTTTCTTCAATTCGAGAAAAATGTCTCCCCTGTAGAAATGCTAAAACCTTCAGATTTAAAAATGGTATTGGAACGTTTGAATAAAAAATATATAGACTAA
- a CDS encoding hemolysin III family protein: MNTTHTFSKGEEIANSITHGIGILLSIAALVLLIVFSALNGTSLHVVTFIVYGVTMVLLYTASTLLHALPKGKAKNVFEILDHSSIYFFIAGSYTPITLVLMDGALGWTLFGIVWALAIGGTIFKVFFVKRFIFASTLLYVLMGWLAIFGWNSITDKVGVVGISFLVSGGIVYSLGAIFYVWRAFPFHHAVWHIFVIGGTVLHFFFVLFYVLPI, translated from the coding sequence ATGAATACAACTCATACATTTTCAAAAGGCGAAGAAATTGCTAATTCGATTACACATGGTATCGGAATTTTACTGAGTATTGCTGCGCTTGTTTTATTGATTGTATTTTCTGCATTAAATGGTACGTCCCTTCATGTGGTTACATTTATTGTCTATGGAGTAACGATGGTATTGCTGTACACTGCCTCTACTCTCCTTCATGCTTTACCTAAAGGCAAAGCGAAGAATGTGTTTGAGATATTAGATCATTCATCCATCTATTTCTTTATTGCAGGTAGTTATACCCCAATTACTCTTGTTCTTATGGATGGCGCACTTGGTTGGACACTTTTCGGAATCGTTTGGGCGCTTGCGATTGGTGGCACCATTTTTAAAGTGTTTTTTGTTAAGAGATTTATCTTTGCTTCCACGCTCCTCTACGTTCTAATGGGGTGGTTGGCTATTTTCGGATGGAACAGCATCACTGATAAAGTGGGAGTCGTTGGAATATCCTTTTTAGTATCTGGAGGAATTGTCTATAGCCTTGGTGCCATTTTTTATGTTTGGCGTGCCTTTCCGTTTCATCATGCAGTGTGGCATATTTTTGTAATCGGCGGAACGGTGTTGCATTTCTTTTTCGTCCTGTTTTATGTACTTCCTATATGA
- the recQ gene encoding DNA helicase RecQ: MYEQGKKLLQSYFGYEDFREGQKNIIESILNNRNTLGVMPTGGGKSICYQIPALMSEGLTIVISPLISLMKDQVDALNDLGISATFINSSLNGGEIRERMEQVLSRQTKILYIAPERLDSYDMREILEKLSVSLIAIDEAHCMSQWGHDFRPSYREVGLFTKRIPGNPVVAAFTATATRQVISDIQQLLMIKEENTYVTGFTRDNLSFSVLRGQNKDAYLERFLQANKEEAGIIYATTRKEVDQIQRNLSKKGYQIGKYHAGLSEEERLLYQEDFLYDRTKLMVATNAFGMGIDKSNVRFVVHYNMPKNVEAYYQEAGRAGRDGEKSECILLFNARDIQIQKFLIEESVGSPERRKQEYQKLQAMMDYCYTQRCLQSYIVHYFGEETNETCGRCSNCSNEFSEQDITLEAQKIFSCIHRMNERFGASLVAKVLKGSKDKRIQQFRFDKLPTYGLMSSSTEKELVDTINILIAEGYLFLTEGQYPIVKLGKRIVPVLKGEEKVIIKRKEQVQAIVENNEMFEVLRALRLKLSKEEQVPPYIIFSDKTLKEMCKDVPLDKTAFLEVKGVGEQKVEKYGALFLEAINEYVKKSKSQAEV; this comes from the coding sequence ATGTATGAACAAGGAAAAAAACTATTACAATCTTATTTTGGTTACGAAGATTTCAGGGAAGGGCAAAAAAACATCATCGAGAGCATTTTAAACAATCGCAATACTCTAGGAGTGATGCCAACTGGTGGTGGAAAATCCATCTGTTATCAAATTCCTGCACTGATGTCAGAAGGACTAACCATTGTCATTTCCCCACTAATTTCTCTGATGAAAGATCAAGTGGATGCATTAAATGATTTAGGAATTTCAGCCACGTTTATAAACAGCTCCTTAAATGGTGGGGAAATCCGTGAAAGAATGGAGCAGGTGCTCAGCAGGCAAACGAAAATACTTTACATAGCTCCAGAAAGACTAGATTCCTATGATATGAGAGAGATTCTAGAGAAATTATCCGTATCTCTTATTGCCATAGATGAGGCTCACTGTATGTCACAATGGGGGCATGACTTCCGGCCAAGCTATAGAGAAGTTGGCTTATTTACAAAACGAATCCCCGGTAATCCTGTTGTCGCAGCATTCACTGCCACTGCTACTAGACAGGTAATTTCTGATATCCAGCAACTCCTTATGATTAAGGAGGAAAATACTTATGTGACAGGATTCACTCGTGATAACTTATCCTTTTCTGTGTTACGTGGACAGAATAAAGATGCATATCTAGAAAGGTTCCTCCAAGCCAATAAAGAAGAAGCAGGAATTATTTATGCCACTACAAGAAAAGAAGTAGATCAAATTCAACGTAATCTTAGTAAAAAAGGGTATCAAATTGGAAAATATCATGCGGGATTATCAGAAGAAGAACGATTGCTCTATCAAGAGGATTTTCTTTATGATCGAACAAAATTGATGGTTGCCACGAATGCTTTTGGGATGGGGATAGACAAAAGCAACGTCCGGTTTGTTGTTCATTACAATATGCCTAAAAATGTAGAAGCATACTATCAAGAGGCTGGACGTGCAGGCAGGGATGGAGAAAAAAGCGAGTGTATTCTCCTTTTTAATGCAAGAGATATTCAAATTCAAAAATTTCTAATAGAGGAGAGTGTCGGTTCACCTGAAAGAAGAAAGCAGGAATACCAAAAACTGCAGGCAATGATGGATTATTGTTATACCCAGCGTTGTTTACAATCCTATATTGTGCACTATTTTGGTGAGGAGACAAATGAAACTTGCGGAAGATGCAGTAATTGCTCAAACGAATTCTCAGAGCAGGATATTACGCTTGAAGCTCAAAAAATCTTCAGCTGTATTCACAGAATGAACGAGAGATTTGGAGCCTCTCTTGTTGCAAAAGTTCTAAAAGGGTCAAAGGATAAAAGAATACAACAATTCCGCTTTGACAAACTGCCAACCTATGGTCTAATGAGCTCCTCTACGGAAAAAGAACTGGTGGACACAATCAACATTCTCATTGCGGAAGGCTATTTGTTTTTGACAGAGGGGCAATATCCAATTGTTAAACTTGGAAAAAGAATTGTGCCTGTACTGAAGGGTGAGGAAAAAGTAATCATTAAAAGGAAAGAACAGGTTCAGGCCATTGTTGAGAACAATGAGATGTTTGAAGTGTTAAGAGCACTCCGTCTAAAACTGTCGAAAGAAGAACAGGTTCCCCCATATATCATTTTTTCAGACAAAACACTCAAGGAAATGTGCAAGGACGTACCGCTTGATAAAACAGCTTTTCTTGAAGTAAAAGGAGTCGGAGAACAAAAAGTAGAAAAATATGGTGCCCTTTTTCTTGAAGCAATAAATGAATATGTCAAAAAGTCCAAATCCCAAGCCGAGGTTTAG
- the msrA gene encoding peptide-methionine (S)-S-oxide reductase MsrA — protein MTLKKHEFATFAGGCFWCMVKPFDELPGIINIESGYTGGDIINPKYEEIKQGTSGHYEAVQITYDPSLFPYEKLLELYWPQIDPTDDGGQFFDRGPQYRTAIFYHTEEQRKLAEKSKEEVASSGRFNKPIVTAIKPASTFYVAEEYHQKFYKKNPEKYKQEREESGRDAHIKEFWGEEYTK, from the coding sequence ATGACGTTAAAAAAACATGAATTTGCAACATTTGCAGGAGGCTGCTTTTGGTGCATGGTAAAGCCATTTGATGAACTACCTGGTATTATCAACATTGAATCTGGTTATACAGGGGGAGACATCATCAATCCGAAATATGAAGAAATTAAACAAGGAACCTCAGGTCATTATGAAGCAGTCCAAATTACATATGATCCCTCTTTGTTTCCTTATGAAAAATTACTAGAGCTATATTGGCCACAAATCGATCCTACTGATGATGGGGGACAATTTTTTGACCGTGGACCACAATATCGCACGGCAATTTTTTACCATACGGAAGAACAAAGAAAGCTTGCAGAAAAATCAAAAGAAGAGGTTGCTTCTAGCGGAAGGTTCAATAAACCAATCGTGACAGCTATTAAACCAGCCAGCACGTTTTATGTAGCAGAGGAATATCATCAGAAGTTTTATAAAAAGAATCCAGAGAAATATAAACAAGAAAGAGAAGAGTCTGGGCGAGATGCTCATATAAAAGAGTTTTGGGGAGAAGAATATACAAAGTAA